The Methylocaldum marinum genome includes the window CGCCCGAGGACCGCGCCTTGCTGAACGATTTCTGGGGCGACGGCATTCCCGACCGGCCCGAATCGACGCGCATTGTGGACGCGGTTACGCCCCAGCCCGGCGACACCGTGCTGACCAAATGCCGCTACAGCGCGTTCAAGCGCTCCGACCTGGAAGCGCGGCTGCGCGGAATGGGCCGCGACCAGTTGCTGATCTGCGGGGTGTACGCCCACATCGGCTGCCTGATGACCGCGGCGGAAGCCTTCATGCTCGACATCCAGCCCTTTCTGATCGGCGACGCGCTCGCCGATTTCTCGCGCGAGGATCACGAGCAGGCGCTGCACTACGCCGCTGGCCGTTGCGCGCGGGTTTGCGGGACCGAGGACGCCGTGCGGGCGCTGACCGGCGAGGAACTCACCCTGGAATCGCTCAGGGTCGAGATCGCCGAGCAAATGGGAATCGACCCCGGCCTACTTGGCGATCACGACGATCTGCTCCTCATGGGGCTGGATTCGGTGAAC containing:
- a CDS encoding isochorismatase family protein → MSIPRIAPYEIPHEFPEGKVAWRIEPTRAALLVHDLQQYFLDFYDPTQPPVPELLDRCARLIAAARTTGIPVFYTAQPGGQAPEDRALLNDFWGDGIPDRPESTRIVDAVTPQPGDTVLTKCRYSAFKRSDLEARLRGMGRDQLLICGVYAHIGCLMTAAEAFMLDIQPFLIGDALADFSREDHEQALHYAAGRCARVCGTEDAVRALTGEELTLESLRVEIAEQMGIDPGLLGDHDDLLLMGLDSVNLMMLMERWRQRGWHAEFADLVTMPTLAAWHILLGSAPGTARAAA